In Drosophila bipectinata strain 14024-0381.07 chromosome 2R, DbipHiC1v2, whole genome shotgun sequence, one genomic interval encodes:
- the LOC108133198 gene encoding pancreatic lipase-related protein 2, which translates to MVLPAASTLCNVFTFLLAGSPIFYSAAPRGSCASCCAIKEREDIKFMLYTRQNRNTAQLLHLGDDARLAQSNFNFNYPLAIYLHGFSESATGEKQSSQELKDAFLRRGNYNVILVDWSAMTAVPWYSNSVENLPVTARYLARFLRYLIDMRYPAKHIHLIGFSLGAEVAGFAGKQLQEWGIKLTRITALDPALPLFEGNSSNRRLTPSDARFVDVIHTDGGILGNPTAMGHADFYPNGGRPLQPGCAKQEIANNRWLGIIIGCSHQRAWEYFVESVGQPKSFPSQRCESSESIGACREPGNSPSFMGMGADPRLRGKFFLETNDAKPFGKNSRPRAIVSLAPRLPIAYKLPPNATRQTFVNQWPTVSGQQGNQDEKDEQEDNNTLSNNIDSFLVT; encoded by the exons ATGGTTCTGCCAGCTGCCTCGACATTATGCAATGTATTTACATTTCTACTGG CGGGTTCCCCCATCTTCTACAGTGCTGCGCCCCGGGGATCCTGCGCCAGCTGCTGTGCAATTAAAGAGCGCGAGGACATAAAGTTTATGCTCTACACAAG GCAGAACCGCAACACAGCCCAGCTCTTGCACCTGGGCGACGATGCCCGGCTGGCGCAgagcaatttcaatttcaattaccCGCTGGCCATCTATCTGCACGGTTTCTCGGAATCGGCCACCGGCGAAAAGCAGAGCAGTCAGGAGCTGAAGGACG CGTTTTTGCGACGGGGCAACTATAATGTCATTCTTGTGGACTGGAGTGCGATGACAGCGGTGCCCTGGTATTCAAATTCCGTTGAGAATCTCCCGGTGACGGCCCGTtatttggcccgatttttgcgCTATCTCATAGACATGCGCTATCCGGCCAAGCACATCCATCTGATAGGCTTCAGCCTGGGGGCCGAGGTGGCCGGATTTGCCGGAAAACAGCTGCAGGAGTGGGGCATCAAGCTAACCAGGATAACGGCTCTCGATCCGGCTCTTCCTCTGTTCGAGGGGAACAGCTCTAATCGCCGTCTGACCCCCAGCGATGCCCGGTTCGTGGATGTCATCCATACGGATGGTGGCATCCTGGGAAACCCCACGGCCATGGGCCATGCAGATTTCTATCCGAATGGGGGACGACCCCTGCAGCCGGGTTGCGCCAAACAGGAAATTGCCAATAATCGCTGGCTGGGCATAATTA TTGGCTGCAGTCACCAACGTGCCTGGGAGTACTTTGTGGAGAGTGTGGGCCAACCAAAAAGCTTTCCCTCCCAGCGCTGCGAGTCCTCTGAATCGATTGGCGCCTGTCGTGAGCCAGGAAACAGCCCATCCTTCATGGGGATGGGAGCAGATCCCAG ACTACGAGGTAAATTCTTCCTGGAAACGAACGACGCCAAGCCGTTTGGAAAGAACAGCCGACCAAGGGCCATTGTCTCGCTGGCTCCTCGGCTGCCTATTGCCTACAAATTGCCACCAAACGCCACCAGACAGACGTTTGTCAATCAGTGGCCTACGGTTTCGGGCCAGCAGGGTAATCAGGACGAAAAGGACGAGCAGGAGGATAACAACACGCTGAGCAACAACATTGACAGCTTCTTGGTGACGTGA
- the inaC gene encoding protein kinase C, eye isozyme, with protein MAAAAVATPGATVLPPSGPAAPAGPKAPAAGAGAAAGGAAGGKGPLNLLDITGEANIVNYMKNRLRKGAMKRKGLEMVNGHRFGVRFFKQPTYCGHCKDFIWGFGKQGYQCEECRFNIHQKCCKFVVFKCPGKDTDFDADCAKVKHGWISTTYTTPTFCDECGLLLHGVAHQGVKCENCNLNVHQSCQEMVPPMCGADISEVRGKLLLYVELKGNNLKVDIKEAANLIPMDTNGFSDPYIAVQMHPDRSGRTKKKTKTIQKNLNPVFNETITFELQPQDREKRLLIEVWDWDRTSRNDFMGSFSFSMEELQKEPIDGWYKFLSQVEGEHYNIPCVDAINDMARLRDEVKHDRRPNDKRRMDNKDMPHNMSKRDMIRAADFNFVKTIGKGSFGKVLLAERRGTDELYAVKVLRKDVIIQTDDMELPMNEKRILALSGRPPFLVSMHSCFQTMDRLFFVMEYCKGGDLMYHMQQYGRFKESVATFYAVEIAIALFFLHERDIIYRDLKLDNILLDGEGHVKLVDFGLSKEGVSDRQGTRTFCGTPNYMAPEIVSYDPYSTTVDWWSYGVLLYEFMAGQAPFEGDDETTVFRNIKEKKAVFPKHFSQEAMDIITSFLAKKPNNRLGAGRYARQEITTHPFFRNIDWDKAEACEMDPPIKPKIKHRKDISNFDEVFTKEKTDLTPTDKLFMMNLDQNDFIGFSFMNPEFITII; from the exons ATGgctgccgctgctgttgcCACTCCGGGGGCCACGGTGCTCCCCCCATCAGGACCGGCTGCTCCGGCAGGACCCAAGGCCCCAGCCGCCGGGGCAGGAGCTGCCGCCGGTGGAGCAGCCGGGGGCAAGGGACCGCTAAACCTACTGGACATCACGGGCGAGGCCAATATCGTCAACTACATGAAGAACCGTCTGAGGAAGGGCGCCATGAAGCGAAAGGGCTTGGAGATGGTGAACGGCCATCGCTTCGGAGTGAGATTCTTTAAGCAGCCAACCTACTGTGGTCACTGCAAGGACTTTATCTG GGGTTTTGGCAAGCAAGGCTATCAATGCGAGG AGTGCCGCTTCAACATCCATCAAAAGTGCTGCAAGTTCGTAGTGTTCAAGTGTCCTGGCAAGGACACCGATTTCGATGCCGACTGCGCCAAGGTCAAGCATGGTTGGATCTCCACCACCTACACCACGCCCACCTTCTGCGATGAGTGTGGTTTGCTGCTCCATGGAGTGGCCCATCAAGGAGTCAAGTGCGAAA ATTGCAACCTGAATGTGCACCAGTCGTGCCAGGAGATGGTGCCACCCATGTGTGGTGCCGACATCAGCGAGGTGAGGGGTAAACTGCTGCTCTACGTGGAGCTCAAGGGCAACAATCTGAAGGTGGATA TTAAGGAGGCTGCTAATCTGATTCCCATGGATACTAATGGCTTCAGCGATCCCTATATTGCTGTGCAAATGCATCCTGATCGATCAGGACGAACCAAAAAGAAGACCAAGACCATCCAGAAGAACCTGAATCCTGTCTTTAATGAGACCATTACTTT tgAACTCCAACCGCAGGATCGTGAGAAACGTCTTCTAATCGAAGTCTGGGATTGGGATCGTACTTCTCGCAACGATTTCATGGGCTCCTTCTCGTTTAGCATGGAGGAACTTCAAAAGGAACCCATCGATGGATGGTACAAGTTTCTTTCCCAAGTCGAGGGAGAGCACTATAACATTCCCTGTGTGGATGCAATAAATGACATGGCCCGTCTGCGCGATGAAGTCAAG CACGATCGTCGTCCTAATGATAAACGTCGCATGGACAACAAGGACATGCCGCATAATATGAGCAAACGGGATATGATTCGAGCTGCTGACTTTAATTTTGTCAAGACCATTGGCAAAGGATCCTTTGGAAAGGTCCTTCTGGCAGAACGTCGTGGTACCGATGAATTGTATGCCGTCAAGGTCTTACGCAAGGATGTCATCATCCAGACGGATGACATGGAGTTGCCCATGAATGAGAAAAGGATATTGGCTTTGTCAGGACGTCCTCCTTTCCTTGTCTCCATGCATTCCTGTTTCCAGACTATGGATCGATTGTTTTTCGTTATGGAGTATTGCAAAGGTGGAGATCTTATGTACCATATGCAGCAATATGGTAGATTTAAGGAGTCTGTGGCTAC GTTCTATGCCGTGGAGATAGCCATTGCTCTATTTTTCCTTCATGAGAGGGACATTATCTACAGGGACTTGAAGCTGGATAATATTTTACTGGATGGTGAGGGACATGTTAAGCTGGTGGACTTTGGGTTAAGTAAGGAAGGTGTGAGTGATCGTCAGGGAACTCGTACTTTCTGTGGAACTCCTAACTACATGGCTCCAGAG ATTGTTAGCTATGATCCCTATTCCACCACCGTTGATTGGTGGTCTTATGGCGTTTTACTTTATGAGTTCATGGCCGGACAGGCTCCTTTTGAAGGCGATGATGAGACCACCGTGTTTCGGAATATCAAGGAAAAAAAGGCCGTGTTTCCCAAGCACTTTAGTCAAGAGGCAATGGATATAATAACAAGC tttctggccaaaaagccCAACAATCGCTTGGGCGCAGGACGTTATGCCAGACAGGAAATAACCACACATCCTTTCTTCCGGAATATTGATTGGGATAAAGCAGAGGCCTGTGAAATGGATCCGCCCATTAAGCCAAAGATA AAACATCGCAAGGACATTAGCAACTTTGATGAGGTCTTCACCAAAGAAAAGACGGATCTGACTCCCACAGACAAGCTTTTCATGATGAATCTGGACCAGAACGATTTCATTGGGTTCTCCTTTATGAATCCCGAGTTTATTACCATTATTTAG